Genomic DNA from Pelorhabdus rhamnosifermentans:
TTTGTGAAGCAGTCTCTGTAACACCCTGAGCACCTGAACGGGTTTGTTCCATACTTAAAGCTTGAGCAAAATTCCCACCTGTTGTATCTAACAAAGTAGTCGACTGACCTTGATGAGATGACTGTGACAAACCATTCGCTCCAAATTGGAGTTCATCACCTTTTTGCTGCGTTGAAACCGTTGTAAACAAATGACTATCAGCAAGCCCCTCATCTACATCCGAGATCCCAGATGCCGAATCTTTCACATTACCGTCAGTTTTTACTCCATTTTGAGTACTGCGCAAGCCGCCCTGATGATCAATCACAAATTTGCCAGGTAAAGCCCCTTTGAGAGCCGTAAACAAGGCATTCGGATTCTGTGATAACTCTTGTGCAGTAGTAGTAGCAGTCGTAGTAGTAGTCATAGGAGAAACTGAATTTTCTTGCACAGCTGGCACGGATGATTGAGAACCTTCAACTTTGGATGTGGTAGCTACTCCCGTTGTCTCTGCTTGCAATTTTTCTGTAAGCGCAGCAATTGCTTGAGTAAGCTGCTCGCTAGTAATCGTACCCTTTCCTAACGAATTGAGTGAGGACACAAGATCATTTGTCAGGGTAGTTGAATCTTTAATTTGCGACAGTAGCTGCATCAAAGCAACCTTTGCATTCTTATTACTTGTGGTTTGTTCGCCTTGTTGCCCAACAGATACTCCTGTTTGTCCAGTTACCTGAGTCGGTACACTATTATTCATTTGTAATAACATTGTAAGGAGGATATTCGGATCCACAATCGCAGTATTTGCCGTATCTTTTGCATCTTTTGCATCTTTTGCATCTTTTGCATCTTTTGCATTTTTTACATCTTTTACATCTTTTACATCTTTTACATCTTTTACATCTTTTACATCTTTTACATCTTTTGCATCGGTATTATCAGAATTAGCAGGTGAATCATCTTTTTTAGCTGCAACAGTACTTGATGAATTCTTACTATCCGCATCAGTTGAATCATTCGGATTAACCGAAGAATTATTACTTTGAGTATTTTTTACTGAATCTGACAATATACTGGCAAAACCTTTGCTTTTCGATTGTTGACTATCTGTCCTTACTTGGTTAGTAGCAGAATTAGACAGCGTTTTTGGAGTAGACAACATCATATTGCTCAATATCATCGTTGGCATTTTCTCACCTCCTTTCTGTTTATCTATTTATTGAATCACCGCAGCTGCAAGCATAGCCTGACTAATTTGTGCAGCTTTTGCGGGATCAAACTGAGCCAAAATTTGCGCCGCCTGATCTTCTTCCATCTTGTTTAGAACAGCCACAACAGTAGCATCATCTAACTGCGTTAAAATAGGAACAGCTTCCGCTGGTTTCATATTTCCATAAAGTCTAGCCAATTTAGAAATTTTCTTTGTTTCCTGCGCCTGCTTTTGCTTTGCTAGCTTGGCCAAATCAGTAGGATTCGTAGTCCCTACTGAACCATCAGGCATGACTCCACCTTGTTGTCCTGCCCCTAGCTGACCAGGCACAGTCCCTGGCGTTGCACTTTGTAAAGTTCCTGGCATAGAACCTTGCTGTGTGGTTAAGCTATTTCCTGGTGAAGGTGTAACACTTTGTGCAGGATTTAAGTCGACGGGATCAAAATTGGTCTTAGGCTTTTGAAAAAACTTTCCGATGAAGGGCTTATCTTGTAAATTCATATCTTCGGCGGATTTTTGGACATCAATCAGCTTAAGATAGATGCCAACAGCAAAACCTAGCCCAAGTAAAATAATCAAAATAACCAAAATGAATATGATTTTAAAAAATTTCCCTCTTTTTTTCGGTAGTGCTGTTTGTTCCACACTAGCTGGTATTGGCTTCTGGTTCGTTATTCTTTTTGGAGTGGCCTTGGTATTTTTTTCTGCCATCTAAACTGCCCACTTTCCCTGCGACGTCAAGAATCAAATATTTCTAATCTTATAATAGAGTCATCATGAATTTCTATAATAAGATAAAACTTTTTGCACGTAAGCTTGTGTTTCCGAATAAGGCGGCACACCGTTATAATTTTTAACTGCCTGAGGCCCCGCATTATAAGCGGCTACAGCCATGGAAACATCTCCGTTAAACGTAGTAAGCATTTGCTTTAAATATTGCACGCCCCCATCAATATTTTGGCGGGGATCCTGAATATCACGGACACCTAAACTTGCTGCTGTTTCAGGCATAAGCTGCATAACTCCCACCGCACCAGCTGAAGACACTGCACTTGGTGAGTAATCTGATTCTGCTCGCGCAATAGCCTGAGCAAGTTTCGGATCTACACCATTTTTTTTTGCAGCCAACTGAATCATTTTGATAATATCACTTGAACTGGTACTGCTAGAATTGCTCGCTGTAGGACCTGACGTATGTTGCGGTTGCACTGCTGAAAGAATGGAGGAGAAATCGCCTTTTCTTTGTGTCTGTAGTGCTAACGAAGCAGCATTGGGTGTCTGACCAAAGCGATTTTCAATTGCCTCTATCCGACTAAAAACGCGATTTAGACTACCAACCTCATTCACACCTGTCATCTCCTAATTTACATCTTGCGATGATATCGTTGTGTGGCAATTTCATCAAGAAATTTCTGTTCTTCTGCTAATACATCATGAAAATATTGTTGGCGTTTTTTTTCTTTCAAACGTTCGACTATTTTCCGTTTCTTGCGTGCTTCCTGATAAGCAATCAGGCATTCTTGATGAAACTTTTCCGCTTTTATTACCTCAAGTTGTTGCTGTTCACTCTGCATGGTAAGCTTTTTTATATAAGAAGAATAGAGAGTAAAATCATCAATCGTTTTCTTTTCGCCAAGCACTTGTTGCCATTCCTTACGCGTTATTTCAGTTAAATTCAACAATGCTTCGAGCTGACTTTTCGCAGCATTAAGCAATTGTATGGACCGAGAAAAATGCATTTGCGCTTGTTCTTCATGCATGTGGCGAACATTCACTAAAGCTTCGAGATTAAACTGAAAGCGCTTCACTCTCTATCACCTTATTTCCTATGAAACCACTTCTTTTAATAAAGCAATTGTTTCTGCTATGGAAGTTTGTTCATAAACATCTTGTTGTAAAAACTTTCTTACAGCACTAATATATTGAATAGCTAAATCAATTTCATCATTGCTTCCCTTCACATAAGCCCCAATATTAATCAAATCTTCGGCTTCTTTGTAAGTAGCTAAAATGGAACGTACTTTTTGGGCTGCTTTCAAGTGATCGGAGTCAACAATTTCCAACATAACACGACTGACACTTGCAAGTATATCAATGGCTGGATAATGGTTTTTCGCCGCTATATTGCGCGATAAAACGATATGACCATCAAGGATACTACGTACAGAGTCAGCAATTGGCTCATTCATATCATCACCATCGACAAGAACGGTATAAATTCCTGTAATAGATCCTGTAGTCCCTGTCCCTGAACGTTCTAAAAGCTTAGGAAGCATAGCAAATACCGAAGGTGTATAACCACGGGTTGCGGGTGGCTCGCCAATGGTTAAGCCTACTTCCCTTTGCCCCATGGCAAAACGCGTGACAGAATCCATCATGAGCATGACATGCTTGCCTTGGTCACGAAAATATTCAGCAATGGTCGTCGCTGTCATGGCTCCCTTCACACGCACCAAGGCCGGTTGATCAGAAGTAGCCACAACAACTACAGAACGACGCAAACCTTCTTCTCCTAAATCGCGTTCAATAAATTCCCGCACCTCACGTCCACGTTCTCCGATTAAAGCAATGACATTAATATCTGCTTCCGTGTTACGGGCAATCATACCTAACAGGGTACTTTTTCCAACGCCACTGCCCGCCATAATGCCAACCCTTTGCCCGCGGCCAAGTGTTAAGAGCGAGTCAATAGCACGCACTCCCACAGCCATTTTTTCACTAATGCGCTCACGTGTAAGAGGAGAAGGGGGCGTCGCCTGTATGGGATAAAAAGTATGACAATTGAGTGCCCCCTTATTGTCAATCGGCCGACCAAGACCATCAACAATTCGGCCAAGTAAACTTGATCCAACACCAATAGTCAACATACGATTGGCTGCAATTACCTCACAACCAGGTCCAATCCCCTGCATTTCACCAATTGGCATAAGAAGCACACGCTTTTCACGAAAACCAACAACTTCAGCTGGTATTGAAACAGATTGATCACGCGATGTAATATAGCAAAGTTCACCTAAATTAACAGCAGGTCCCTGCGCTTCAATAACTAAACCAATAATTTGCGTTATTCGCCCAGTCAGTTTCATAGCCTGTACATCTTG
This window encodes:
- a CDS encoding flagellar hook-length control protein FliK; protein product: MPTMILSNMMLSTPKTLSNSATNQVRTDSQQSKSKGFASILSDSVKNTQSNNSSVNPNDSTDADSKNSSSTVAAKKDDSPANSDNTDAKDVKDVKDVKDVKDVKDVKDVKNAKDAKDAKDAKDAKDTANTAIVDPNILLTMLLQMNNSVPTQVTGQTGVSVGQQGEQTTSNKNAKVALMQLLSQIKDSTTLTNDLVSSLNSLGKGTITSEQLTQAIAALTEKLQAETTGVATTSKVEGSQSSVPAVQENSVSPMTTTTTATTTAQELSQNPNALFTALKGALPGKFVIDHQGGLRSTQNGVKTDGNVKDSASGISDVDEGLADSHLFTTVSTQQKGDELQFGANGLSQSSHQGQSTTLLDTTGGNFAQALSMEQTRSGAQGVTETASQTTGVKDTYQVVQQIVDQAKLVTRAQNTEMVIQLKPEHLGELTLKVTVEQGLVNATFHSSNSDVRAAIEASLPQLKQELANTGLKVDNVGVYTSLDQSMSNQQQGSQQQRQLKFTNKNNVVNFDDVSQIVDDNELTSEDGVDYRI
- a CDS encoding MotE family protein, whose protein sequence is MAEKNTKATPKRITNQKPIPASVEQTALPKKRGKFFKIIFILVILIILLGLGFAVGIYLKLIDVQKSAEDMNLQDKPFIGKFFQKPKTNFDPVDLNPAQSVTPSPGNSLTTQQGSMPGTLQSATPGTVPGQLGAGQQGGVMPDGSVGTTNPTDLAKLAKQKQAQETKKISKLARLYGNMKPAEAVPILTQLDDATVVAVLNKMEEDQAAQILAQFDPAKAAQISQAMLAAAVIQ
- a CDS encoding lytic transglycosylase domain-containing protein, producing the protein MNEVGSLNRVFSRIEAIENRFGQTPNAASLALQTQRKGDFSSILSAVQPQHTSGPTASNSSSTSSSDIIKMIQLAAKKNGVDPKLAQAIARAESDYSPSAVSSAGAVGVMQLMPETAASLGVRDIQDPRQNIDGGVQYLKQMLTTFNGDVSMAVAAYNAGPQAVKNYNGVPPYSETQAYVQKVLSYYRNS
- the fliJ gene encoding flagellar export protein FliJ; translation: MKRFQFNLEALVNVRHMHEEQAQMHFSRSIQLLNAAKSQLEALLNLTEITRKEWQQVLGEKKTIDDFTLYSSYIKKLTMQSEQQQLEVIKAEKFHQECLIAYQEARKKRKIVERLKEKKRQQYFHDVLAEEQKFLDEIATQRYHRKM
- the fliI gene encoding flagellar protein export ATPase FliI; translated protein: MTSFVVSPYLKAVQDVQAMKLTGRITQIIGLVIEAQGPAVNLGELCYITSRDQSVSIPAEVVGFREKRVLLMPIGEMQGIGPGCEVIAANRMLTIGVGSSLLGRIVDGLGRPIDNKGALNCHTFYPIQATPPSPLTRERISEKMAVGVRAIDSLLTLGRGQRVGIMAGSGVGKSTLLGMIARNTEADINVIALIGERGREVREFIERDLGEEGLRRSVVVVATSDQPALVRVKGAMTATTIAEYFRDQGKHVMLMMDSVTRFAMGQREVGLTIGEPPATRGYTPSVFAMLPKLLERSGTGTTGSITGIYTVLVDGDDMNEPIADSVRSILDGHIVLSRNIAAKNHYPAIDILASVSRVMLEIVDSDHLKAAQKVRSILATYKEAEDLINIGAYVKGSNDEIDLAIQYISAVRKFLQQDVYEQTSIAETIALLKEVVS